In Streptomyces sp. NBC_00569, a single genomic region encodes these proteins:
- a CDS encoding acyl-CoA mutase large subunit family protein, producing the protein MARESESGLPIEPVYGPDSLADWNAAEKLGEPGNYPFTRGVYPSMYTGRPWTMRQYAGFGTAVESNARYKQLIANGTMGLSVAFDLPTQMGHDSDAPIASGEVGKVGVAIDSIDDMRILFGGIPLDKVSTSMTINAPAALLLLMYQLVGEEQGVPADQLTGTIQNDVLKEYIARGTYIFPPKPSLRLIADIFKYCRAEIPKWNTISISGYHMAEAGASPAQEIAFTLADGIEYVRTAVAAGMDVDDFAPRLSFFFVARTTILEEVAKFRAARRIWAKVMKEEFGAKNPKSLMLRFHTQTAGVQLTAQQPEVNLVRVAVQGLGAVLGGTQSLHTNSFDEAIALPTDKSARLALRTQQVLAYETDVTATVDPFAGSYVVEKMTDDVEAAALDLMTKVEDLGGAVNAIEHGFQKNEIERSAYRIAQETDSGERVVVGVNRYQLDAEEPYEPLRVDPAIEAQQARRLTQLRAERDQAAVDAALAELKKAAESDADSANVLYPMKDALRARATVGEVCNALRDVWGTYIPTDAF; encoded by the coding sequence ATGGCGCGCGAGTCTGAGTCAGGACTGCCCATCGAGCCGGTCTACGGCCCCGATTCGCTGGCCGACTGGAACGCGGCCGAGAAGCTCGGCGAGCCCGGAAATTACCCGTTCACGCGGGGCGTCTACCCGTCGATGTACACCGGCCGCCCGTGGACGATGCGCCAGTACGCCGGCTTCGGCACCGCCGTCGAGTCCAACGCCCGTTACAAGCAGCTCATCGCCAACGGCACGATGGGCCTGTCCGTCGCCTTCGACCTGCCCACCCAGATGGGCCACGACTCGGACGCCCCGATCGCGTCCGGCGAGGTCGGCAAGGTCGGCGTGGCCATCGACTCGATCGACGACATGCGGATCCTGTTCGGCGGCATCCCGCTCGACAAGGTGTCCACGTCGATGACGATCAACGCCCCGGCGGCGCTGCTCCTGCTCATGTACCAGCTCGTCGGCGAGGAGCAGGGCGTCCCCGCGGACCAGCTGACCGGCACGATCCAGAACGACGTGCTGAAGGAGTACATCGCGCGGGGTACGTACATCTTCCCGCCGAAGCCCTCCCTGCGGCTGATCGCCGACATCTTCAAGTACTGCCGGGCCGAGATCCCGAAGTGGAACACGATCTCGATCTCCGGCTACCACATGGCCGAGGCCGGTGCCTCGCCCGCGCAGGAGATCGCGTTCACGCTCGCGGACGGCATCGAGTACGTGCGCACGGCCGTCGCGGCCGGCATGGACGTCGACGACTTCGCGCCGCGGCTGTCCTTCTTCTTCGTGGCCCGGACGACGATCCTGGAGGAGGTCGCCAAGTTCCGCGCGGCCCGCCGGATCTGGGCCAAGGTCATGAAGGAGGAGTTCGGCGCGAAGAACCCCAAGTCGCTGATGCTCCGCTTCCACACCCAGACCGCGGGCGTGCAGCTCACCGCCCAGCAGCCCGAGGTCAACCTCGTCCGCGTCGCCGTCCAGGGCCTCGGCGCCGTGCTCGGCGGCACGCAGTCGCTGCACACCAACTCCTTCGACGAGGCCATCGCGCTGCCGACCGACAAGTCCGCGCGCCTCGCCCTGCGAACCCAGCAGGTCCTCGCCTACGAGACCGACGTGACCGCCACCGTCGACCCGTTCGCCGGGTCGTACGTCGTCGAGAAGATGACGGACGACGTGGAGGCCGCCGCACTCGACCTCATGACGAAGGTCGAGGACCTCGGCGGCGCGGTCAACGCCATCGAGCACGGCTTCCAGAAGAACGAGATCGAGCGCTCCGCGTACCGCATCGCGCAGGAGACCGACTCCGGCGAGCGGGTCGTGGTCGGCGTCAACCGCTACCAGCTCGACGCCGAGGAGCCCTACGAGCCGCTGCGCGTCGACCCGGCGATCGAGGCCCAGCAGGCCCGGCGCCTCACGCAGCTGCGCGCCGAGCGCGACCAGGCGGCCGTGGACGCGGCGCTCGCCGAGCTCAAGAAGGCGGCGGAGAGCGACGCGGACTCGGCCAACGTCCTCTATCCGATGAAGGACGCCCTGCGCGCCCGCGCCACCGTCGGCGAGGTCTGCAACGCGCTCCGCGACGTGTGGGGCACGTACATCCCGACCGACGCGTTCTGA
- a CDS encoding L,D-transpeptidase family protein yields the protein MRATVMRGSLAVAGVIALVGGCRTGAVDSAGKQPPPKADGSASPAPSDDAKGPDDAKRPDPSPSRTPSVRPTPPPKVLMARGASGGKVRELQARLRQIAWLFEGPNGHYGPATTKAVEGFQGKRGLPRTGNTDTVTWARLVRMTHTPTRDELYASGGQPAAKPDPRCMTGRVVCISKTSRTLTWMIDGKALMTTDVRFGSQFTPTREGVFSVYWKSRHHVSTIYHTPMPYAMFFSGGQAVHYSADFAARGYAGASHGCVNVRDEGKIASLFAQVRNGDKVVVYW from the coding sequence ATGCGTGCGACCGTCATGCGTGGATCACTCGCCGTCGCCGGGGTCATCGCCCTGGTCGGCGGCTGCAGGACAGGGGCCGTCGACAGCGCGGGCAAGCAGCCGCCGCCGAAGGCGGACGGCTCGGCGTCACCGGCCCCGTCCGACGACGCGAAGGGACCGGACGACGCGAAGAGGCCGGACCCCTCCCCCTCCCGCACCCCGTCGGTCAGGCCGACGCCGCCGCCGAAGGTCCTCATGGCGCGCGGCGCGAGCGGCGGCAAGGTGCGCGAACTCCAGGCCAGGCTGCGGCAGATCGCGTGGCTCTTCGAGGGGCCGAACGGACATTACGGCCCGGCGACGACCAAGGCGGTCGAGGGTTTCCAGGGCAAGCGGGGCCTGCCGCGCACGGGGAACACGGACACGGTGACCTGGGCGCGGCTGGTGAGGATGACACACACACCGACGCGCGACGAGCTGTACGCATCCGGCGGGCAGCCGGCGGCGAAGCCGGACCCGCGCTGCATGACGGGCCGCGTCGTCTGCATCAGCAAGACCAGCCGGACGCTGACGTGGATGATCGACGGCAAGGCGCTGATGACCACGGACGTGCGGTTCGGCTCGCAGTTCACGCCCACCCGCGAGGGCGTCTTCAGCGTGTACTGGAAGTCCCGGCACCACGTCTCGACGATCTACCACACGCCCATGCCGTACGCGATGTTCTTCAGCGGCGGCCAAGCGGTGCACTACTCGGCAGACTTCGCGGCCCGCGGCTACGCCGGGGCGTCGCACGGGTGCGTGAACGTGCGGGACGAGGGGAAGATCGCGTCGCTGTTCGCGCAGGTCCGTAACGGCGACAAGGTCGTCGTCTACTGGTGA
- a CDS encoding RNA polymerase sigma factor, which yields MLGDDAELTAAVHAAQDGDETAFRTVYRAVHPRLLGYVRTLVGEPDAEDVASEAWLQIARDLDRFSGDADRFRGWAARIARNRALDHIRMRGRRPAIGGDETELTGRPAISDTADEAMELLATGDTLALIAQLPQDQAEAVVLRVVVGLDAKSAAQTLGKRPGAVRTAAHRGLKRLAELLGAEGSQVQTAHAGRDGTLDAVPPPREPRGHAVTSAGVTHSRTRTQKDM from the coding sequence GTGCTGGGGGACGACGCGGAGCTGACGGCCGCGGTGCATGCGGCACAGGACGGGGACGAGACCGCGTTCCGGACTGTGTACCGCGCGGTGCATCCACGCCTGCTCGGGTACGTACGGACACTCGTCGGTGAACCGGACGCGGAGGACGTCGCGTCCGAGGCCTGGCTGCAGATCGCCCGGGACCTCGACCGGTTCAGCGGCGACGCCGACCGCTTCCGGGGCTGGGCCGCACGCATAGCCCGTAACCGCGCCCTCGACCACATACGGATGCGGGGACGCAGGCCCGCCATAGGCGGCGACGAGACCGAGCTCACCGGCCGGCCCGCGATATCGGACACCGCCGACGAGGCCATGGAACTTCTCGCCACCGGTGACACGCTCGCGCTCATCGCACAGCTTCCGCAGGACCAGGCCGAGGCCGTCGTCCTGCGCGTCGTCGTCGGGCTCGACGCGAAGAGCGCCGCCCAGACGCTGGGCAAGCGTCCGGGCGCCGTCAGGACCGCCGCGCACCGCGGCCTCAAGCGCCTCGCCGAGCTGCTCGGCGCCGAGGGTTCGCAAGTGCAGACGGCGCACGCGGGCCGCGACGGCACGCTCGACGCCGTACCGCCCCCGAGAGAACCGCGCGGGCACGCGGTGACGTCCGCCGGTGTGACGCATTCGCGGACGCGGACGCAGAAGGACATGTGA
- a CDS encoding RNA polymerase sigma factor: MGQGGEPRRTHVRDEELGMAVARAQEGDEASFAVAYRLVQPGLVGYLRGLVGDEAEDVASDAWLEIARDLGRFRGDGAGFRGWTATIARHRALDLLRRQKARPRPSGLEQDMLELPGTHSTSDQALETISTAEALSLISDLPRDQAEAVLLRVVVGLDGPSAARVLGKRPGAVRTAAYRGLKKLADRIGARGVTDDGSTTLGESR; this comes from the coding sequence TTGGGCCAGGGTGGGGAGCCCCGTCGCACGCACGTGCGCGACGAGGAGCTGGGCATGGCCGTGGCGCGGGCGCAGGAGGGGGACGAGGCCTCCTTCGCGGTCGCGTACCGGCTCGTGCAGCCCGGACTCGTCGGATATCTGCGCGGCCTCGTCGGCGACGAGGCCGAGGACGTGGCCTCCGACGCCTGGCTGGAGATAGCCCGCGACCTCGGGCGGTTCCGCGGGGACGGCGCCGGGTTCCGCGGCTGGACCGCCACCATCGCCCGCCACCGCGCCCTCGACCTGCTGCGCCGCCAGAAGGCGCGCCCGCGCCCCTCCGGCCTCGAACAGGACATGCTCGAACTCCCCGGCACCCACAGCACGTCCGACCAGGCCCTGGAGACGATCTCCACGGCGGAGGCGCTCTCGCTGATCAGCGACCTCCCGCGCGACCAGGCCGAAGCCGTGCTCCTGCGCGTCGTCGTCGGGCTCGACGGGCCGTCCGCCGCGCGTGTCCTCGGCAAGCGCCCGGGCGCCGTGCGGACCGCCGCGTACCGCGGCCTCAAGAAGCTTGCGGACCGGATCGGTGCGCGAGGTGTGACGGATGACGGCTCCACGACGCTGGGGGAGTCGAGATGA
- a CDS encoding helix-turn-helix domain-containing protein gives MAIEDNPGSRTSYGDELKRRREAAAFTQEELSVRAIMSRTHIAHIEAGRRRPSLEDARRLDQVLNTGGVFETFLPTQGEGSVAEHFAEALELERQATVIRTYAPKLVPGMLQTEAYAREVLQSGFPPKTDEERDSLLVTRLARARVLDDFKSPVTWFLLDEAVLRRPVGGPAVMCEQLRHIMELGESRRIRVHVLPFSVGLHALLEGPVSLMWFEDLPQVAYVEGLTWGRVLELPSVVRECQTAYDHAMGDALSHRKSLALIRSVAEDCEHDAQQQ, from the coding sequence ATGGCGATCGAGGACAATCCCGGTTCGCGGACGAGTTACGGGGATGAGCTGAAGCGGCGTCGTGAGGCCGCCGCATTCACGCAGGAGGAGCTGAGCGTGCGGGCGATCATGTCGCGCACGCACATCGCGCACATCGAGGCGGGGCGCCGCCGGCCGTCACTGGAGGACGCCCGCCGCCTGGACCAAGTCCTGAACACAGGCGGAGTCTTCGAGACCTTCCTGCCCACACAGGGAGAGGGCAGCGTCGCCGAACACTTCGCGGAAGCACTGGAGTTGGAGCGTCAGGCAACGGTGATCCGGACCTACGCGCCGAAGCTGGTGCCCGGCATGCTCCAGACCGAGGCGTACGCCCGCGAAGTGCTCCAGTCCGGCTTCCCACCGAAGACCGACGAGGAACGTGACAGCCTCCTTGTCACACGCTTGGCAAGGGCCCGCGTCCTGGACGACTTCAAGTCACCAGTGACGTGGTTCCTCCTGGACGAAGCAGTGTTGCGCCGCCCCGTGGGAGGCCCTGCAGTGATGTGCGAGCAGCTCCGTCACATCATGGAATTGGGCGAAAGCCGCCGCATTCGCGTCCACGTGCTGCCCTTCTCTGTGGGCTTGCACGCTCTCCTGGAGGGCCCGGTGTCCCTGATGTGGTTCGAGGACCTGCCGCAGGTCGCGTACGTGGAGGGCCTCACATGGGGCCGGGTCCTCGAACTCCCCTCCGTAGTACGCGAATGCCAGACGGCCTACGATCACGCCATGGGCGACGCCCTGTCGCACCGTAAGTCCCTGGCGCTGATCAGATCCGTCGCGGAGGATTGCGAGCATGACGCACAGCAGCAGTGA
- a CDS encoding DUF397 domain-containing protein — protein sequence MTHSSSEQQWQGIRVPDASALPMWRKSSYSGGESGQCLEVNDHACAAHVPVRDSKNPHGPAVVFTSGAWTAFLGAMKAAADRPRR from the coding sequence ATGACGCACAGCAGCAGTGAGCAGCAGTGGCAGGGCATCCGCGTCCCCGACGCCTCAGCCCTGCCGATGTGGCGTAAGTCGAGTTACAGCGGTGGCGAGAGCGGCCAGTGCCTCGAAGTCAACGACCACGCCTGCGCCGCCCACGTCCCCGTACGTGACAGCAAGAACCCTCACGGTCCCGCAGTCGTGTTCACGAGCGGAGCGTGGACGGCGTTCCTCGGTGCGATGAAGGCGGCCGCCGACCGCCCGCGCCGCTGA